Proteins encoded together in one Leptospira bourretii window:
- a CDS encoding tetratricopeptide repeat protein, translating to MENTDIEKPQEDEKFTKIKALAKEAYRFLDQGRFKEAKERLDILLDEDPSNTYGLVGLGDYYAKTKQPEQAIQYYRKCLAGDTTNKFSLMGLMNAYRDLNSLKRIIEVAEEFHHITITDASILSRVADAHRKLKNFKESEVYYMEALQINPNDQYVIVGLGHLYFACQRYVDAIQWWEKLLSSQPNNIKILTEIGNSYRKIKDFDKAILYYDRAKDLDPKNFFALYGLAESYRGKKDFKTAITYWEKILESDPENKLIINRYADSLRGLGNYDKALECFNKILASGDDYFALLGKAAALRLIGDLEKAEEIYLGLLTKSPSDPRPALELSDLWDIMGKKTQAVKLLEDLAKKNPSNEAIRERIEYLKD from the coding sequence ATGGAAAATACAGATATTGAAAAGCCACAAGAAGATGAAAAGTTCACAAAAATAAAAGCCCTTGCAAAAGAGGCCTATCGTTTTCTTGATCAGGGACGTTTCAAAGAAGCAAAAGAACGATTAGACATATTACTTGATGAAGACCCTTCCAATACATACGGCCTTGTTGGCCTTGGTGATTATTACGCAAAAACCAAACAACCAGAACAGGCAATCCAATACTACCGCAAATGTTTGGCAGGAGATACAACCAATAAGTTCTCACTTATGGGACTTATGAATGCCTACAGAGATTTAAATAGCCTCAAACGAATCATTGAAGTAGCGGAAGAATTTCACCACATAACAATCACAGACGCTAGTATTCTTTCCCGAGTGGCCGATGCACATAGAAAATTAAAAAACTTCAAAGAATCTGAAGTGTATTATATGGAAGCACTTCAAATCAATCCAAATGACCAGTATGTAATTGTGGGACTTGGACATTTATACTTTGCATGCCAAAGATATGTGGATGCCATCCAGTGGTGGGAAAAATTACTTTCAAGCCAACCAAACAATATCAAAATCCTAACAGAGATTGGAAACAGTTACCGCAAAATTAAAGACTTCGATAAAGCCATTCTCTATTACGATCGCGCCAAAGATCTCGACCCAAAAAACTTCTTTGCCCTCTATGGCCTTGCCGAATCTTACCGTGGTAAAAAAGATTTTAAAACTGCCATCACCTATTGGGAAAAAATTCTTGAGTCCGATCCTGAAAACAAACTCATCATCAACCGGTATGCGGATTCCCTCCGAGGTCTTGGAAATTACGACAAAGCTTTGGAATGTTTTAACAAAATTCTTGCCAGCGGCGACGATTACTTTGCCCTATTAGGAAAAGCTGCCGCCTTACGTTTGATTGGTGACCTTGAGAAAGCAGAAGAAATTTATTTAGGACTTCTCACCAAATCTCCAAGCGATCCAAGGCCTGCATTGGAGTTATCGGATCTTTGGGACATTATGGGTAAAAAAACACAAGCCGTGAAACTCCTGGAAGATTTAGCGAAGAAAAATCCATCTAACGAAGCCATCCGAGAAAGAATCGAATACTTAAAAGATTAA
- the ilvB gene encoding biosynthetic-type acetolactate synthase large subunit: MSSTTEAITGGRLMVELLEEAGVEIVFGYPGGAILPFYDELYHSKKIKHILVRHEQGAIHMAEGYARSTGKLGVCIATSGPGATNLITGLTDAKLDSIPILAITGQVATDAIGTDAFQEADIFGITIPITKYNALIKKADDLSRHFEEAIKIAMGGRPGPVLLDFPKDVQLEKTTVRKATSLKIAPHHYERPKVKGDPQEFAEALNGAKRPLLYVGGGAINSFASAEIKALAEKANAPVTTTLMGLGAFPGTHPLSVGMLGMHGTAYANKAVLECDYILNLGARFDDRVAKYQDFAPNAVRAHVDIDAAEFNKRINVDYILHGDLKDAIREILPFVKGGDRTSWIENIQSLKKNHPLDFDNSGDSIKPQDFLQRVYAKTKGEAIVSTDVGQHQMWAAQYYLFDKPNTWLTSGGLGTMGYGLPAAIGAKFGNPDKMVICVTGDGSFQMCIQELATIAQSQLGVKILLFNNNFLGMVRQWQELFYEERFSESQWTYNPNFVKLADAYGIPAMRIEHKSEIDKGVEFFLKDNGSALIEVMIPAEEKVFPMIPAGKSQQDLIEFKDLGKMKK, translated from the coding sequence ATGTCATCTACAACCGAAGCAATTACTGGCGGCCGACTGATGGTCGAATTATTGGAAGAAGCGGGTGTGGAAATCGTCTTCGGATACCCTGGTGGGGCCATCCTCCCTTTTTACGACGAACTCTATCATAGTAAAAAAATTAAACATATCCTGGTTCGACACGAACAGGGTGCCATCCATATGGCAGAAGGGTATGCTCGGTCTACAGGTAAGTTAGGTGTTTGTATTGCCACTTCCGGTCCCGGTGCTACCAACTTGATCACAGGCCTTACCGATGCAAAATTAGATTCCATTCCCATCCTCGCCATCACAGGCCAAGTGGCAACAGATGCCATTGGAACCGATGCCTTTCAAGAAGCTGATATTTTTGGAATCACAATCCCCATTACCAAATACAATGCACTGATCAAAAAAGCTGACGATCTTTCTCGTCATTTCGAAGAAGCCATTAAAATTGCAATGGGAGGAAGACCAGGTCCTGTGCTTTTGGATTTTCCAAAAGATGTGCAATTAGAAAAAACAACTGTCAGAAAAGCAACTTCGCTCAAAATTGCTCCCCATCATTATGAAAGGCCAAAAGTAAAAGGGGATCCACAAGAATTTGCGGAGGCTCTAAATGGGGCCAAACGCCCGTTACTCTATGTTGGTGGTGGTGCTATCAATTCTTTTGCGTCTGCAGAAATCAAGGCACTCGCAGAAAAGGCAAATGCCCCGGTCACTACCACTCTTATGGGTCTTGGTGCTTTTCCTGGAACTCATCCACTTTCTGTAGGTATGCTTGGAATGCATGGAACTGCTTATGCCAACAAAGCAGTGTTAGAATGTGATTATATTTTAAATTTAGGTGCCAGGTTTGATGACCGTGTTGCCAAATACCAAGACTTTGCACCGAATGCAGTTCGTGCGCACGTAGACATTGATGCAGCTGAGTTCAACAAACGAATCAATGTGGATTATATCCTTCATGGAGATTTAAAAGATGCCATTCGTGAAATCCTTCCATTTGTGAAAGGGGGGGACCGAACTTCTTGGATTGAAAACATCCAGTCCTTAAAGAAAAACCATCCACTTGATTTTGACAATAGTGGGGACAGCATCAAACCACAAGATTTTTTACAAAGAGTGTATGCCAAAACCAAAGGAGAAGCCATTGTTTCTACCGATGTGGGCCAACACCAAATGTGGGCTGCGCAGTATTATTTATTTGATAAACCAAATACTTGGTTAACCTCAGGGGGACTCGGTACAATGGGGTATGGACTTCCTGCAGCCATTGGTGCTAAATTTGGAAACCCAGATAAAATGGTCATCTGTGTGACGGGAGACGGGTCCTTTCAAATGTGTATCCAAGAGTTGGCTACTATCGCACAATCTCAGTTAGGTGTGAAGATTTTACTTTTTAATAATAACTTTCTTGGAATGGTTCGCCAATGGCAGGAACTATTTTATGAAGAGAGATTCAGCGAATCACAATGGACCTACAATCCAAACTTTGTCAAATTAGCTGATGCATATGGGATTCCAGCCATGCGAATCGAACATAAATCAGAAATTGATAAGGGTGTTGAATTTTTCTTAAAAGACAATGGATCTGCTCTCATTGAAGTAATGATCCCCGCAGAAGAAAAAGTTTTTCCAATGATCCCTGCAGGAAAATCTCAACAAGATCTAATCGAATTCAAAGACTTGGGGAAAATGAAAAAATGA
- the ilvN gene encoding acetolactate synthase small subunit, with product MKHTLSILVNNHPGVMSHVSGLFTRRGYNIDSIAVGVTDNPDVSSMTIVLNGDDFIVGQVKNQLLKLPDVLKVQDMAYASSVQRELVLISFSITEVNRSEALTICNGFDVKILEMTEDSLLIEFSGNSRQVSNIISVLKPFGIREISRTGQIAIAYRNQNSV from the coding sequence ATGAAACACACTCTAAGTATTTTAGTAAATAACCATCCAGGTGTGATGAGCCATGTTTCTGGACTTTTTACACGTCGCGGATACAATATTGATTCCATTGCTGTTGGTGTGACTGACAACCCTGATGTTTCGTCTATGACCATTGTATTGAATGGAGATGATTTTATCGTTGGTCAGGTAAAAAACCAACTCCTTAAACTTCCAGACGTTCTAAAAGTCCAAGATATGGCTTATGCTAGTTCCGTACAAAGAGAACTGGTGCTCATTTCATTTTCGATTACCGAAGTCAATCGAAGTGAAGCTCTTACGATTTGTAATGGATTTGATGTCAAAATTTTAGAAATGACAGAAGACTCCCTTCTCATTGAATTTTCTGGAAATTCAAGACAAGTAAGTAATATCATCTCAGTTCTCAAACCCTTTGGAATTCGGGAGATTTCTCGTACTGGCCAAATTGCCATTGCCTATCGAAACCAAAACTCCGTTTAG
- a CDS encoding peptidase MA family protein — MVRKSIVFCLLLLTIVIYAESERLTIPLKRGQGSDVLYFDFGETAPTSFLAVERLQEPKLEDLKLGFLDPTPGYFNGPDGGEVYQWSKNHYQWKRADGSVYTEWANGTFKLDFPSGIGFISAPMSCNGCLSTLVWNYPDLTKITKYWISHRKEYDYIYQKPHNFENYLLVDEIKYGKPKLEFGNYVFYGSDKWKEYLRVFGDNFKMKSFLQYVKSEFQLENRGKIPVLLFDQYEDSKEYVGVEIPGGIEDGGFGGRDSVTLCCGEKMPQTTGDIEFDSDALRRIHFGTFYHIALHNLEQVSCFKIQSETGKIPPAEISDPWFEAGLASYIEAKFFERKQFYIYNDAEKLIRENKVPKTFKSLLDAKYKDLIPYSIGPVLIKHIHETYGKEAIMSYQKDTCLGTSPSLALQNATGVSPDQILKDSLLRFEKEKDPILKMGKKLQLSGYSTMNAKFPAEFKNFLEKGFELPESALDIKTYTELPDLQKIFPAHVESFSGKLEGDFLGPNSSYFYLWKKGNYRWYGDSWEANVFPGNQILYRGSNFTLIEWEGGKKQYISPKGDSVIFFNLESKSYLDASGNQITP; from the coding sequence ATGGTTCGCAAATCAATTGTATTTTGTCTTCTTCTCCTAACTATTGTTATCTACGCTGAATCTGAACGTCTGACCATTCCTCTCAAACGAGGGCAAGGTTCCGATGTTTTGTATTTTGACTTCGGAGAAACGGCTCCTACCTCGTTTCTGGCAGTGGAAAGACTCCAAGAACCAAAACTAGAAGATTTAAAACTAGGTTTTTTAGATCCAACTCCCGGATACTTCAACGGACCAGACGGTGGGGAAGTATACCAATGGTCTAAAAACCACTACCAATGGAAACGTGCGGATGGAAGTGTTTACACCGAATGGGCCAACGGAACTTTTAAGTTGGATTTTCCTTCTGGTATTGGTTTTATTTCAGCACCCATGTCTTGTAACGGATGTTTGTCGACTCTCGTATGGAATTATCCGGATTTAACCAAAATCACAAAGTATTGGATTTCGCATCGAAAGGAATACGATTATATTTACCAAAAACCACATAACTTTGAAAACTACCTCCTTGTTGATGAAATCAAATACGGAAAACCCAAATTAGAATTTGGTAATTATGTGTTTTATGGATCAGACAAATGGAAGGAATACTTGCGTGTGTTTGGTGATAATTTTAAAATGAAATCTTTTTTACAATATGTGAAATCAGAATTTCAATTGGAAAATCGAGGAAAAATTCCCGTTTTACTTTTCGATCAGTATGAGGATTCCAAGGAATACGTAGGTGTTGAAATTCCTGGAGGAATTGAAGATGGAGGGTTTGGGGGAAGGGATTCTGTGACTCTTTGCTGCGGCGAAAAAATGCCACAAACCACAGGGGACATAGAGTTTGATTCAGATGCACTTCGTCGTATTCATTTTGGGACTTTTTACCATATTGCTCTTCATAATTTAGAACAAGTAAGTTGTTTTAAAATTCAGTCAGAAACGGGAAAAATTCCTCCTGCTGAAATCTCCGATCCATGGTTCGAAGCGGGACTTGCAAGTTACATCGAAGCAAAATTCTTCGAAAGAAAACAATTCTATATATACAATGATGCTGAAAAGTTAATTCGAGAAAATAAAGTTCCAAAAACATTCAAATCATTGTTAGATGCAAAATATAAAGATTTAATTCCTTATTCCATTGGACCAGTTCTTATCAAACACATTCATGAAACCTATGGAAAAGAAGCCATCATGTCCTATCAAAAGGACACATGTTTGGGAACCTCTCCATCACTTGCATTACAAAATGCAACAGGAGTTTCACCTGACCAAATTTTAAAAGATAGTTTATTGCGTTTTGAAAAAGAAAAAGACCCTATTTTAAAAATGGGAAAAAAATTGCAACTTTCCGGTTATTCCACTATGAATGCAAAGTTTCCCGCCGAGTTTAAAAATTTTTTAGAAAAAGGTTTTGAACTCCCCGAATCCGCATTGGATATCAAAACCTATACTGAACTTCCCGACTTACAAAAAATCTTTCCTGCTCATGTGGAATCTTTTTCAGGAAAACTGGAAGGTGATTTTTTAGGACCTAATTCCAGTTATTTTTATCTTTGGAAAAAAGGAAACTACCGTTGGTATGGAGATTCTTGGGAAGCCAATGTGTTTCCCGGAAACCAAATTCTTTACAGAGGTTCAAACTTTACTTTGATTGAATGGGAAGGTGGGAAAAAACAATATATATCACCGAAAGGAGATTCGGTGATATTTTTTAATTTGGAATCCAAATCATATTTGGATGCAAGCGGAAATCAAATCACTCCTTAG
- the trxB gene encoding thioredoxin-disulfide reductase, protein MNHKVVIIGSGPAGHTAAIYAARANLNPVMYEGFMAGGVAAGGQLTTTTEVENFPGFPEGIDGTKLTQLFREQSSKYGTTIHTQTITKVDFSKRPFTIWSDDEEIKAESVIIATGATAKRMHVPGEETYWQRGISACAVCDGALPIYRNKALAVVGGGDSAVEEANHLTKFASKVYLVVRRDQLRASQIMQKRAMEHPKIEILWNQTVVEAKGGPAGLTSIVLESTKDKSKKDLEVGGLFYAIGHVPNTQVFQGQLDLDETGYIVTKPGTTQTNVAGVFAAGDVQDKVYRQAITAAGSGCMAALEAERWLEGH, encoded by the coding sequence ATGAACCATAAAGTTGTCATCATCGGATCCGGTCCCGCAGGACATACCGCAGCCATTTACGCCGCAAGAGCCAATCTAAACCCGGTGATGTATGAAGGATTTATGGCAGGTGGAGTGGCTGCCGGTGGACAGCTCACCACCACAACGGAAGTAGAAAACTTTCCCGGTTTCCCAGAAGGAATCGACGGGACCAAACTCACCCAACTGTTCCGCGAACAATCCTCTAAATACGGAACCACCATCCACACCCAAACCATCACCAAAGTGGATTTTTCCAAACGCCCTTTTACCATCTGGTCAGATGACGAAGAAATCAAAGCGGAATCTGTGATCATTGCCACAGGAGCCACTGCAAAACGGATGCACGTCCCAGGGGAAGAAACCTACTGGCAACGCGGGATCTCTGCCTGTGCCGTTTGTGATGGTGCCCTCCCCATCTACCGAAACAAAGCACTCGCTGTTGTGGGTGGAGGTGACTCTGCCGTAGAAGAAGCAAACCACCTCACGAAGTTTGCATCCAAAGTGTACTTAGTGGTGAGACGGGACCAACTCCGTGCTTCCCAGATCATGCAAAAACGGGCAATGGAACATCCAAAAATTGAAATCCTTTGGAACCAAACCGTAGTTGAAGCCAAAGGTGGGCCCGCAGGTCTAACCTCCATTGTTCTCGAAAGCACAAAAGACAAATCCAAAAAAGATTTAGAAGTGGGTGGACTTTTTTATGCGATTGGACATGTTCCGAACACACAAGTGTTCCAAGGACAATTGGATTTGGACGAAACAGGTTATATCGTTACAAAACCAGGAACCACACAAACCAATGTGGCAGGTGTTTTTGCTGCAGGAGATGTTCAGGACAAAGTGTACCGCCAAGCCATTACCGCAGCAGGTAGCGGTTGTATGGCGGCACTCGAAGCCGAACGTTGGTTAGAAGGTCACTAA
- a CDS encoding tetratricopeptide repeat protein, protein MVHRNSLIFLLTFAALLVVNCGRKERSLFEEGKKWEMVGEKTKALYYYELSLRENPEYDPVLKRMGLLLAESYQSIATAIFYLEKYHKLKKDDTEVQRELFRLYLTTGYEKEALEILEEIRFQGKKETLEFFETTYLCLTRGFKQKDYLLTLEKSPLSGDPYYAPWVRACETK, encoded by the coding sequence GTGGTTCATAGAAACTCCCTTATTTTTTTACTCACGTTTGCTGCCCTGTTAGTCGTTAATTGCGGTCGAAAGGAAAGGTCCCTTTTTGAAGAGGGAAAAAAATGGGAAATGGTGGGAGAAAAAACCAAAGCCCTCTACTACTACGAACTGTCTCTCCGTGAAAATCCTGAATATGACCCCGTTTTGAAAAGAATGGGACTCCTTCTTGCAGAAAGTTACCAGTCCATTGCCACAGCCATTTTTTATTTGGAAAAATATCACAAACTAAAAAAAGACGACACGGAAGTACAACGTGAACTCTTCCGGCTTTATCTTACCACAGGTTACGAAAAAGAAGCATTGGAAATTTTGGAAGAAATTCGTTTCCAAGGGAAAAAAGAAACTTTGGAATTTTTCGAAACCACTTACCTTTGCCTAACCAGAGGATTCAAACAGAAGGACTATCTTTTGACCTTGGAAAAAAGCCCACTTTCCGGGGATCCCTACTATGCACCTTGGGTCCGGGCTTGCGAAACAAAATAG